The DNA region TTAGAAAGGTCTTGAATGAAATTCGGCGAATTTGGATACCTGCGACCGGATATCAAGGATGTCCAGACCCGTTACCAGATACTGCTGGACAAACTGGAGTCCGCGCCTACGCCTCAGGATATGGAATCCCTGATGGCTGACATCAATAAACTCCGGATTGAATTCGGGTCAATGGGCGCGATTGCGGCCATCCGCCACACCATCAACACCACGGACGAATTCTATAAGAACGAGCAGGCCTATTTCGACCAGGCCGGCCCGTTGCTGGGCCAATACGAGACCCGGTATTACGCCATCCTGATAAAATCCAAGCACCGGGCCTGGCTGGAAAACAAGGTGGGCAAGCATCTTTTTGTCATGGCTGAACTGGCCCTCAAGGTCTTCAAGCCCGAAATTGTGCCGGACCTGCAGGCCGAGAACAAACTCTCCACCGAATACACGGCCCTGCTGGCCTCGGCCCGGATAATGTTCGAAGGCCAGGAGCGGACCCTGTCCCAGATGGGTCCGTTCCTGATTTCGCCGGACCGGCAGATGCGCCAAAAGGCGGCTAAGGCCAAATACGCATTCCTGTCCAGCCACGAAGCCGAACTGGACGAACTCTATGACAAGCTGGTCAAGACCCGGGTGGCTATTGCCCATAAACTCGGATACAAGAACTTTGTGCAACTGGGCTATGACCGGATGGGCCGTTCGGATTACGACGCCAAGATGGTGGCCAATTTCCGCAAGCAGGTCAAGGAATTCATCGTGCCCATCGCCTCGGGTTTAAGGGAACGGCAGCGGGTCCGGCTCGGGCTGGACAAACTAAAATACTATGACGAGGGCCTGAATTTCCAGGACGGCAACGCCAAGCCCAAGGGCGACCCGGACTGGATTATCAACAACGGCCGGCAGATGTATTCCGAACTCTCGCCTGAAACAAAAGAATTCTTCGACTTTATGCTGGACAGCGAACTCATGGACCTGGTCAGCAAACCCAACAAGGCCGGGGGCGGTTACTGCGCCTTTATCGGCAAATACAAGGCGCCGTTTATATTCTCCAACTTCAACGGCACCTCAGGCGACATTGACGTCCTGACCCACGAGGCCGGACACGCCTTCCAGGCATACACCACCCGCGATTTTATTGTGCCGGAATACCAGAGCCCGACTTCTGAAGCGGCCGAGATACATTCCATGAGCATGGAATTCTTCACCTGGCCCTGGATGGAAAAATTCTTCAAGGAAGATACCCGCAAATACCGGTTCGGGCATCTCAATAACGCTATGCTCTTTATTCCCTACGGCGTCACCGTTGATGAATTCCAGCATTTCGTTTATGAGAATCCCAATGCCACGCCAACCGAGCGCAAGAAACAATGGCGCGAGATAGAAAAGAAATACCTGCCGCACCGGGATTATGATGATAACCAATATCTGGCCAACGGCGGGTTCTGGCACCAGCAGTTGCACATCTTCAAGAGTCCGTTTTATTATATTGATTACACATTGGCTGAGATATGCGCCTTCCAGTTCTGGAAGAAGTCGTTGGAAGACCGGACGAACGCCTGGTCGGATTATGTCAGGTTATGCCAGACCGGGGGCAAGCAGGCATTTGTCGGCCTGACCCAAGTGGCCAAACTGATATCCCCGTTCCAGGACGGCTGTGTCAAATCCGTGGTCGGGACCATCAAAACTTGGTTAGACGACGAGCAAAATAGTAGAATGTGAGGGTTTGAAAGGGAAAGGATATTAAAATATGAACAATAAAATTTCTATTATTCCGGCAGAACGTATTGAGCATTCCATCCTGTTAATTCGGGGCCACAAGGTCATATTAGATAAGGACATGGCTGCGCTTTATGGCGTAACGACTTTCAACCTTAATAAGGCGGTTAAACGCAATCTTAAAAGATTTCCGCCTGATTTTATGTTTCGGCTGACATCGGCTGAATTCAAATCTTTGATATTCCGGTTTGGAATATCAAAGCCAGGCCGAGGCGGAACACGATATTGCCCGTATGCCTTTACGGAACAAGGTGTGGCAATGCTGTCCGGAGTTCTCAATAGTGAAAGGGCGATATTGGTTAATATTGAAATCATGCGGACATTCGCCAGATTGCGCCGGATACTTTCATCGCACAAAGCAATGGCCCGTAAACTTGATGCATTAGAACAGAAATACGATACTCAATTCAGAGTGGTATTTGATGCGATTCGTCAATTGATGATAGAAGAGACCAAGCCAAAGCCGCGGATAGGATTTCGTAAACAATAGTCCGGCCGGTGCGCGGGGGTGTAAAGGAGGAAGGTAGCGATGAAAGTTCATGAGAAAATTGATTCTGTTAAGTCGCGAGAGGACTTTATAGATTTTCTTAATGCTTTAAGTAAGGATTTTCATGATAACCATGAATCCTGGGAACACATTAATTTAGAAGGTTATTTTGAGACTATTGCAGCTTGGTTAAAAGATACAAAAAATCCTGGTCCTTTGTATCAGGGGGCGCTTATTCCCGCAGATATTGATTGGAAATCTCTAGCGACAATATTTTATGTGGGTAAAATATATGAGTAGTTGAATTCGGAGTTTGGAGCGCAGAATAGTGAATTCTTTGTGGTCTTTGTGTGCTTTGTGTTGAATAATATATTTAATCTGTGTAATCTGCGTAAGTAC from Planctomycetota bacterium includes:
- a CDS encoding M3 family oligoendopeptidase, which translates into the protein MKFGEFGYLRPDIKDVQTRYQILLDKLESAPTPQDMESLMADINKLRIEFGSMGAIAAIRHTINTTDEFYKNEQAYFDQAGPLLGQYETRYYAILIKSKHRAWLENKVGKHLFVMAELALKVFKPEIVPDLQAENKLSTEYTALLASARIMFEGQERTLSQMGPFLISPDRQMRQKAAKAKYAFLSSHEAELDELYDKLVKTRVAIAHKLGYKNFVQLGYDRMGRSDYDAKMVANFRKQVKEFIVPIASGLRERQRVRLGLDKLKYYDEGLNFQDGNAKPKGDPDWIINNGRQMYSELSPETKEFFDFMLDSELMDLVSKPNKAGGGYCAFIGKYKAPFIFSNFNGTSGDIDVLTHEAGHAFQAYTTRDFIVPEYQSPTSEAAEIHSMSMEFFTWPWMEKFFKEDTRKYRFGHLNNAMLFIPYGVTVDEFQHFVYENPNATPTERKKQWREIEKKYLPHRDYDDNQYLANGGFWHQQLHIFKSPFYYIDYTLAEICAFQFWKKSLEDRTNAWSDYVRLCQTGGKQAFVGLTQVAKLISPFQDGCVKSVVGTIKTWLDDEQNSRM
- a CDS encoding ORF6N domain-containing protein, with amino-acid sequence MNNKISIIPAERIEHSILLIRGHKVILDKDMAALYGVTTFNLNKAVKRNLKRFPPDFMFRLTSAEFKSLIFRFGISKPGRGGTRYCPYAFTEQGVAMLSGVLNSERAILVNIEIMRTFARLRRILSSHKAMARKLDALEQKYDTQFRVVFDAIRQLMIEETKPKPRIGFRKQ